The following proteins come from a genomic window of Pseudomonas sp. MAG733B:
- the xerD gene encoding site-specific tyrosine recombinase XerD: MPAIDHPLIDQFLDALWLEKGLSDNTRDAYRSDLALFNGWLQEKGLELVNAGRELILDHLAWRLEQNYKPRSTARFLSGVRGFYRYLLREKLIAVDPTLRVDMPQLGRPLPKSLSEADVEALLKAPDLSEAIGQRDRAMLEVLYACGLRVTELISLTLEQVNLRQGVLRVMGKGSKERLVPMGEEAIVWVERYMRDARSELLGGRPSDVMFPSLRGEQMTRQTFWHRIKHQAKVAGIGKSLSPHTLRHAFATHLLNHGADLRVVQMLLGHSDLSTTQIYTHVARARLQDLHAKHHPRG; the protein is encoded by the coding sequence ATGCCTGCCATCGATCATCCACTGATAGACCAATTCCTCGACGCCCTCTGGCTGGAGAAAGGACTTTCCGACAACACCCGTGATGCCTATCGCAGCGACCTGGCCCTGTTCAACGGCTGGTTGCAGGAGAAGGGACTGGAACTGGTGAACGCGGGCCGGGAGTTGATTCTTGATCACCTGGCTTGGCGCCTGGAGCAAAACTACAAACCCCGTTCCACTGCGCGATTTCTCTCCGGTGTACGAGGCTTTTATCGCTATTTACTGCGGGAAAAGCTGATCGCCGTCGATCCGACCCTTCGCGTCGACATGCCACAGCTCGGTAGGCCGTTGCCTAAATCGTTGTCGGAAGCTGACGTGGAAGCACTGCTCAAGGCGCCGGACCTGAGCGAGGCGATCGGCCAGCGTGATCGCGCCATGCTCGAAGTGCTTTACGCCTGTGGCCTGCGGGTAACCGAGTTGATCAGCCTGACGCTGGAGCAGGTCAATTTACGTCAAGGTGTGCTGCGAGTGATGGGCAAGGGCAGCAAGGAGCGGCTGGTGCCGATGGGCGAGGAGGCGATTGTCTGGGTCGAGCGCTACATGCGCGATGCCCGCAGCGAACTCCTCGGCGGACGCCCAAGCGATGTGATGTTCCCCAGCCTGCGCGGCGAGCAGATGACCCGGCAGACGTTCTGGCACCGCATCAAGCATCAGGCCAAGGTCGCGGGGATCGGCAAGTCGCTGTCGCCGCACACGTTGCGTCATGCGTTCGCTACGCACTTGCTCAACCACGGTGCGGATTTGCGGGTGGTGCAGATGCTGTTGGGCCACAGTGACCTGTCCACAACTCAGATCTATACCCATGTCGCCCGGGCGCGATTGCAGGATTTGCATGCCAAACACCACCCGCGCGGTTGA
- a CDS encoding sodium:proton antiporter has translation MSEQQILLAFGGIGAAALGCQWLAWRLKLPAILFLLLTGVLFGPVLHLLDPQEMFGPLLMPLVSLAVALILFEGSLTLHLSEWREIGSVVHRLVTIGALSTWVVIALATHWLLGFDWMLAILFGSLTLVTGPTVIVPMLRVVRPKASIANILRWEGIVIDPIGALLAVVVYSFIIASAEGHGLKESLLTFSGVILCGSLFGIFGGWLLGTLIRRQWLPEYLHNLAALAAVLGIFIIANEVMHESGLLAVTLMGMWLANMKGVDVRHILHFKENLTVLLISGLFILLAARLDLNAMIGLGPLVLILLLVIQLIARPLNVLISTAGSSLSWRERALLGWIAPRGIVAAAVSAIFAIRLHEAGHEGALLLVPLTFAVIIGTVVLQSATARPLARLLKVAEPAPSGFLIIGANGPARTLGKALQQLGSRVLLTDSSWENIRAARMEGLPTYFGNPASQHADAHLDLVGLGHLLALSPSGEMNTLALMRFRHDFGHQRMFGLASGQESRRTDKHRTSLEHRGNQLGSEALTYGKFASQLSQSAELYSTTLTDGFGWEDYRMLHGDRATLLFLRDDSGWVHVVTPDSSLKPAAGWTLLALIQPETE, from the coding sequence ATGAGCGAACAGCAGATTTTGTTGGCATTTGGCGGAATTGGCGCGGCGGCACTGGGGTGCCAATGGCTGGCGTGGCGCCTGAAGCTACCGGCGATTCTGTTTCTGTTGTTGACCGGGGTTTTGTTCGGCCCGGTGTTGCATCTGCTTGATCCACAGGAAATGTTCGGCCCATTGCTGATGCCGCTGGTGTCGCTGGCGGTGGCGCTGATTCTGTTCGAAGGCAGCCTGACGCTGCACTTGTCGGAGTGGCGCGAGATTGGCAGCGTCGTTCACCGACTGGTCACCATTGGTGCGCTCTCGACCTGGGTAGTCATCGCTCTCGCCACTCACTGGCTGCTGGGATTCGACTGGATGCTGGCCATTCTCTTCGGCAGCCTGACGCTGGTCACCGGGCCGACCGTGATCGTGCCGATGCTGCGCGTCGTGCGCCCGAAAGCCTCGATTGCCAACATTCTGCGCTGGGAAGGCATCGTCATCGACCCGATCGGCGCGTTGCTGGCGGTGGTCGTCTACAGCTTCATCATCGCCAGTGCCGAGGGCCACGGGCTCAAGGAAAGTTTGCTGACCTTTAGTGGCGTGATTCTGTGCGGCAGTCTGTTCGGCATTTTTGGTGGCTGGTTGCTCGGCACTCTGATTCGCCGCCAGTGGCTGCCGGAATACCTGCACAACCTGGCAGCGCTCGCGGCTGTGCTGGGGATATTCATCATCGCCAACGAGGTGATGCACGAATCCGGCTTGCTGGCCGTGACGCTGATGGGCATGTGGCTGGCCAACATGAAAGGCGTGGATGTGCGGCACATCCTGCACTTCAAGGAAAACCTAACTGTCCTGCTGATTTCCGGGTTGTTCATTCTGCTGGCAGCTCGACTGGACCTGAACGCCATGATCGGTCTCGGGCCTTTGGTGCTGATTCTGCTACTGGTGATTCAACTGATTGCCCGCCCCTTGAATGTGCTGATTTCTACCGCGGGCTCAAGCCTGAGCTGGCGCGAACGGGCGCTGCTGGGATGGATCGCGCCTCGCGGTATCGTCGCGGCAGCGGTGTCGGCGATATTTGCGATTCGCTTGCACGAGGCCGGTCACGAAGGCGCGCTGCTGCTGGTGCCGCTGACCTTCGCCGTCATCATCGGCACCGTGGTACTGCAAAGTGCGACGGCGCGGCCATTGGCGCGCTTGCTGAAGGTGGCTGAGCCGGCGCCGAGCGGCTTCCTCATCATCGGCGCCAATGGGCCGGCTCGCACGCTGGGCAAGGCGCTGCAACAGCTGGGCAGCCGCGTACTGCTGACCGACTCGAGCTGGGAGAACATTCGAGCGGCACGTATGGAAGGCCTACCGACTTATTTCGGCAACCCGGCCTCTCAACATGCCGATGCGCATCTGGATCTGGTGGGGCTCGGACATTTGTTGGCGCTGTCACCGTCAGGCGAAATGAACACACTGGCGCTGATGCGTTTCCGTCACGACTTTGGCCATCAGCGGATGTTCGGCCTGGCCAGCGGCCAGGAAAGCCGTCGCACCGACAAACATCGGACAAGCCTGGAACATCGTGGCAATCAACTGGGCAGTGAGGCGCTGACCTACGGCAAATTCGCCAGTCAGCTCAGTCAGAGTGCCGAGCTGTACAGCACGACGTTGACGGATGGTTTCGGCTGGGAGGATTACCGGATGCTGCATGGCGATCGCGCGACCTTGCTGTTCCTGCGCGATGACAGTGGCTGGGTGCATGTGGTGACGCCGGATAGCTCGCTCAAGCCTGCGGCGGGGTGGACGTTGCTGGCGTTGATTCAGCCCGAGACGGAGTGA
- the rplS gene encoding 50S ribosomal protein L19 — MTNKIILALEAEQMTKEIPTFAPGDTIVVQVKVKEGDRSRLQAFEGVVIAKRNRGVNSAFTVRKISNGVGVERTFQTYSPQIDSMAVKRRGDVRKAKLYYLRDLSGKAARIKEKLA, encoded by the coding sequence ATGACTAACAAAATCATCCTTGCACTCGAAGCAGAGCAGATGACCAAAGAGATCCCTACCTTTGCACCGGGCGACACCATTGTCGTTCAGGTAAAAGTAAAGGAAGGCGACCGTTCGCGTCTGCAAGCGTTCGAAGGTGTTGTTATCGCCAAGCGTAACCGCGGCGTAAACAGTGCATTCACCGTTCGTAAAATCTCCAACGGTGTTGGCGTAGAGCGTACTTTCCAGACCTACTCCCCGCAGATCGACAGCATGGCTGTTAAACGTCGCGGTGACGTACGTAAAGCCAAGCTGTACTACCTGCGCGACCTGTCGGGTAAAGCAGCTCGCATCAAGGAAAAACTGGCTTAA
- the trmD gene encoding tRNA (guanosine(37)-N1)-methyltransferase TrmD, which translates to MFSAISEYGITSRAVKQGLLQLTCWNPRDYTTDRHHTVDDRPFGGGPGMVMKIKPLEDALVQAKAAAGEGAKVIYLSPQGRQLTQSAVRELANLDALILIAGRYEGIDERFIDAHVDEEWSIGDYVLSGGELPAMVLIDAVTRLLPGALGHADSAEEDSFTDGLLDCPHYTRPEVYADQRVPDVLLSGNHAHIRRWRLQQSLGRTYERRADLLESRSLSGEEKKLLEEYIRERDDS; encoded by the coding sequence ATGTTCTCCGCCATCAGCGAGTACGGCATCACCAGTCGGGCGGTGAAACAGGGGCTCTTGCAGCTCACCTGTTGGAACCCGCGAGACTACACGACGGATCGACATCACACTGTGGATGATCGCCCATTTGGCGGTGGTCCGGGCATGGTGATGAAGATCAAGCCCCTGGAAGATGCTCTGGTTCAGGCCAAGGCAGCAGCCGGGGAGGGAGCGAAGGTAATTTACCTGTCCCCCCAAGGCCGTCAACTGACTCAGTCGGCGGTACGCGAGTTGGCGAATCTGGATGCATTGATCCTGATTGCCGGCCGCTATGAAGGCATTGACGAGCGTTTTATTGATGCTCATGTCGATGAAGAGTGGTCGATTGGCGACTATGTACTGTCTGGCGGCGAGCTGCCGGCGATGGTCCTGATCGATGCGGTTACACGACTGCTGCCTGGAGCTTTAGGGCATGCGGACTCCGCCGAGGAAGATTCCTTTACGGATGGTTTGCTGGATTGCCCGCACTACACCCGACCGGAGGTGTATGCGGATCAGCGTGTTCCCGACGTATTGCTAAGTGGCAATCACGCGCACATCCGGCGTTGGCGTTTACAGCAGTCCCTTGGTCGGACCTATGAACGACGCGCCGATCTTCTGGAAAGCCGCTCGCTTTCTGGAGAAGAGAAGAAGCTGCTCGAGGAATACATCCGCGAGCGGGACGATAGTTAA
- the rimM gene encoding ribosome maturation factor RimM (Essential for efficient processing of 16S rRNA) yields the protein MNATPAVADDLIVIGKIYSVHGVRGEVKVYSFTDPIKNLLDYKTWTLKRDGNVKQVELVSGRGNDKFLVAKLKGLDDREEARLLAGYEICVPRNLFPELTDGEYYWYQLEGLKVIDTLGQLFGKIDHLLETGSNDVMVVKPCAGSLDDRERLLPYTEQCVLAIDLAAGEMKVDWDADF from the coding sequence ATGAACGCGACGCCAGCTGTTGCTGATGATTTGATCGTTATCGGCAAGATTTACTCGGTTCACGGCGTTCGCGGCGAAGTGAAGGTGTACTCCTTTACTGATCCGATTAAGAACCTGCTGGATTACAAAACCTGGACGCTCAAGCGTGACGGCAATGTAAAGCAGGTAGAGCTGGTCAGCGGACGCGGGAACGACAAGTTCCTGGTCGCAAAGCTCAAGGGTCTCGATGATCGTGAAGAAGCTCGTCTTCTGGCCGGTTATGAGATCTGCGTGCCGCGCAACCTGTTCCCTGAACTGACCGACGGCGAGTACTACTGGTACCAGCTGGAAGGTCTCAAGGTCATCGACACCCTCGGACAACTGTTCGGGAAGATCGATCACCTGCTGGAGACCGGCTCGAATGATGTAATGGTGGTCAAGCCTTGCGCTGGCAGCCTGGATGATCGCGAACGCCTGTTGCCGTATACCGAGCAATGCGTGTTGGCCATCGACCTGGCAGCAGGCGAGATGAAGGTGGATTGGGACGCGGACTTCTAA
- the rpsP gene encoding 30S ribosomal protein S16 codes for MLTIRLALGGSKKRPFYHLTVTDSRNPRDGSHKEQVGFFNPVARGQEVRLSVNQERVAYWLSVGAQPSERVAQLLKESAKAAA; via the coding sequence ATGCTAACAATCCGTCTTGCCCTTGGCGGCTCCAAAAAGCGCCCGTTTTACCACTTGACCGTAACCGACAGCCGCAACCCGCGCGACGGTTCGCACAAGGAACAGGTTGGTTTCTTCAACCCTGTTGCTCGTGGTCAAGAAGTCCGTCTGTCCGTGAACCAAGAGCGCGTAGCCTACTGGCTGAGCGTTGGTGCACAACCTTCTGAGCGCGTTGCTCAGTTGTTGAAGGAATCTGCTAAGGCTGCGGCCTGA